Proteins from a genomic interval of Bacteroidota bacterium:
- a CDS encoding DUF488 domain-containing protein has translation MKIKQHRKIWTIGHSTHALDEFIAMLKSFQVQVVADIRSFPGSRKFPQFNKEALEISLPQHSLQYLHFKNLGGRRKVNPNSKNTSWHHPSFRGYADFMETEAFKEGIKELEQIASAQRTAYMCSEAVWWRCHRSMVSDYLKAKGWDVMHIMGIGKAEEHPYTQPARIVAGELTYQVEEKENKD, from the coding sequence ATGAAAATCAAGCAACATAGGAAGATTTGGACCATAGGGCACTCTACCCATGCCCTAGATGAATTTATAGCTATGCTTAAGTCATTTCAGGTGCAAGTGGTGGCAGATATCAGAAGCTTTCCCGGCTCAAGAAAATTTCCTCAATTCAATAAAGAAGCACTGGAAATTTCTTTACCTCAACACAGCCTCCAATATCTGCATTTTAAAAATCTTGGCGGAAGAAGAAAGGTCAACCCTAATTCGAAAAATACCTCTTGGCATCACCCCTCCTTTCGTGGTTATGCAGATTTTATGGAAACGGAGGCCTTTAAAGAAGGAATAAAAGAATTAGAACAGATAGCTTCTGCTCAACGCACTGCCTATATGTGTTCCGAAGCAGTGTGGTGGCGCTGCCATCGTTCTATGGTATCTGATTACTTGAAAGCAAAAGGTTGGGATGTCATGCATATTATGGGTATTGGAAAAGCGGAAGAACACCCATATACACAACCGGCAAGAATCGTAGCCGGCGAGTTGACTTATCAAGTTGAAGAGAAAGAAAATAAAGACTGA
- a CDS encoding RpiB/LacA/LacB family sugar-phosphate isomerase, whose amino-acid sequence MGLPVKQNDIEYTQQDIKEETSAPAGRNTSIGIASDHGGFDLKVQLAALLKSAGYEVKDFGAYQLNTGDDYPDFVIPMSKALTNGEVTRGIAICGSGVGACIAANKITGVRSALITDSFSAHQGVEDDNMNIMCLGGNVTGPALAWELVQIFINANFKNEERFLRRLNKVAILEMNKD is encoded by the coding sequence ATGGGTCTTCCTGTTAAACAGAATGATATAGAATATACGCAACAGGATATAAAAGAAGAAACCTCAGCTCCTGCAGGAAGAAATACCTCTATAGGTATTGCGTCTGATCATGGAGGCTTTGATTTGAAAGTACAACTAGCGGCATTGCTCAAGTCTGCTGGTTATGAAGTAAAAGATTTCGGCGCGTATCAACTCAATACCGGTGATGATTATCCTGACTTTGTTATCCCGATGTCAAAAGCCTTGACTAATGGAGAAGTTACACGAGGCATAGCTATTTGTGGCAGCGGTGTTGGGGCTTGTATTGCTGCCAATAAAATTACCGGTGTTCGTTCAGCTTTGATTACCGACTCTTTCTCAGCTCACCAGGGAGTTGAGGATGACAATATGAATATAATGTGTTTAGGCGGCAACGTTACAGGGCCGGCATTAGCTTGGGAATTAGTGCAGATATTCATTAATGCCAATTTTAAAAATGAAGAACGATTCCTGCGACGCCTTAACAAAGTTGCTATACTGGAAATGAATAAAGATTAA
- a CDS encoding carboxymuconolactone decarboxylase family protein → MENESLYPKTTKELADKKAALAPENLEAWRNFSKTVFKEGALPEKTKQLIAVAVAHVTQCPYCIRAHTKQAMRKGASKEEIMEAIWVASEMRAGAAYAHATIAMDEMEK, encoded by the coding sequence ATGGAAAACGAAAGCTTATATCCAAAAACAACAAAAGAACTAGCAGATAAAAAAGCTGCATTAGCCCCTGAAAACTTAGAGGCTTGGAGAAACTTTAGCAAGACTGTATTTAAAGAAGGCGCTCTTCCTGAAAAAACTAAGCAACTCATCGCGGTAGCAGTGGCACACGTTACTCAGTGTCCTTACTGCATTCGAGCGCATACGAAACAGGCGATGCGCAAGGGGGCGAGCAAGGAAGAAATTATGGAAGCAATATGGGTTGCCTCTGAGATGCGCGCAGGTGCGGCCTATGCTCATGCAACCATTGCGATGGATGAGATGGAGAAATAA
- a CDS encoding OsmC family peroxiredoxin, with product MSISNAQAQWTGKIKDGRGTMKFTGYEGAYTFSSRFEGGKGTNPEELVGAAHAGCFSMYLSLLLTEEGLSPESIDTNAQVTIAKDDSGPHITEIKLNCKVKCEGLDEGKLKKLAAITKEKCPVSRLYAGGTAKISADAQLS from the coding sequence ATGTCAATATCAAACGCACAAGCACAATGGACCGGAAAGATCAAAGATGGACGTGGTACTATGAAATTCACAGGTTACGAAGGCGCTTACACCTTCTCCTCTCGATTTGAAGGAGGTAAAGGCACTAATCCTGAAGAGTTAGTTGGTGCTGCCCATGCCGGATGCTTTTCCATGTACCTGTCACTGTTACTCACCGAGGAAGGGCTGAGCCCAGAAAGCATTGATACTAATGCTCAAGTGACGATTGCTAAGGATGACTCCGGTCCTCACATTACTGAAATAAAACTGAATTGTAAGGTAAAGTGTGAGGGGCTGGACGAGGGAAAGTTGAAGAAACTGGCAGCAATTACCAAAGAAAAATGTCCAGTTTCAAGGTTGTACGCAGGAGGAACCGCCAAAATTTCGGCTGATGCTCAGTTAAGCTAA
- a CDS encoding DUF2945 domain-containing protein, whose protein sequence is MKYPFKIGDHVKWNSEAGYVSGKIIEVHTADFDYKGYIHHATKEDPQYAIKSDKTDHVAVHKGRALTKLSR, encoded by the coding sequence ATGAAATACCCATTTAAAATAGGCGATCATGTGAAATGGAACTCGGAGGCCGGATATGTATCAGGTAAAATCATAGAAGTACATACTGCTGACTTTGATTATAAAGGCTATATCCATCACGCCACTAAAGAGGACCCTCAATACGCCATAAAAAGCGACAAGACCGACCATGTTGCTGTGCATAAAGGGAGAGCACTTACAAAATTAAGCAGATAA
- a CDS encoding DNA starvation/stationary phase protection protein, whose translation MKNANIGISEKNRQIITEQLSKILADEFVLYSKTLNAHWNIEGPDFHAVHLYLETLYNQQQEIVDTVAERIRALGHYVPAELNKYLALTHLSEKASNKNDSQTLFAELLMDHESIIVFIRENIKPIADKLKAEGISDYITGLMERHEKTAWMLRAHLS comes from the coding sequence ATGAAAAATGCTAACATCGGAATTTCCGAAAAAAACAGACAAATAATTACTGAACAGTTATCAAAAATACTAGCAGATGAATTTGTGCTATATTCCAAAACACTCAATGCACATTGGAATATTGAAGGTCCAGATTTTCATGCTGTACACTTGTATCTGGAAACGCTCTATAACCAGCAACAAGAAATTGTTGACACTGTAGCCGAAAGGATACGTGCCCTAGGGCATTACGTGCCGGCAGAACTTAATAAATACCTGGCACTTACCCATCTGTCTGAAAAGGCCTCTAATAAGAATGATAGTCAAACTCTTTTTGCGGAGTTATTAATGGATCACGAAAGTATTATTGTTTTTATTAGAGAAAATATAAAACCGATTGCAGATAAGCTAAAGGCCGAAGGGATCAGTGACTACATTACTGGATTGATGGAGCGCCATGAAAAAACGGCTTGGATGCTTCGGGCTCACTTAAGCTAG
- a CDS encoding fructose-bisphosphate aldolase class I, with amino-acid sequence MNRQILRDTIDQLFTDGKGLLAMDESISTCNKRFAAAGIPQTIEMRRSYRELIVTTPGLHESIGGAILCDETIRQQTKAGISLIDVLIKAGIVSGIKVDIGTNPMAGFPNEKLTEGLDGLRDRLAEYKKMGVRFAKWRAVIKIENNIPTTACIEANVHALSRYAALCQEVSIVPIVEPEVLMSGGHTMQRCYDVTQKVLQNLFYQLYQFRIDLKGMILKPNMVIVGTESHAQNSIDEVAEATFNCFLASVPAAVPAIAFLSGGQSPEEATRHLNAINKKFKGRLPWIVSFSFARAIQQPALEIWRGQQSNVEEAQKLLYRRAKYDAAARKGEYNTALG; translated from the coding sequence ATGAACCGTCAAATATTAAGAGATACCATTGACCAACTGTTTACAGATGGCAAAGGATTGCTTGCAATGGATGAAAGTATCAGCACCTGTAACAAACGTTTTGCTGCAGCAGGTATTCCTCAAACAATTGAAATGAGGCGCAGTTATCGCGAACTGATTGTGACAACACCAGGCTTACATGAAAGTATTGGGGGTGCTATTTTATGTGATGAAACAATTCGTCAGCAAACCAAAGCTGGAATTTCTCTAATTGATGTTTTGATTAAAGCCGGTATTGTTTCGGGGATTAAGGTTGATATAGGCACCAACCCAATGGCCGGTTTCCCCAATGAAAAACTTACAGAAGGTCTGGATGGCCTGCGTGATCGTTTAGCCGAATATAAAAAGATGGGTGTCCGTTTTGCCAAATGGCGTGCAGTGATTAAGATTGAAAACAACATCCCAACTACAGCATGCATTGAGGCCAATGTGCATGCCTTATCGCGTTATGCAGCACTTTGCCAGGAAGTAAGCATTGTGCCGATTGTCGAACCCGAAGTACTGATGAGTGGGGGCCATACTATGCAGCGTTGTTATGATGTAACACAAAAGGTATTACAAAATCTTTTTTATCAGCTTTATCAGTTCAGAATTGATTTGAAGGGAATGATTTTAAAACCGAACATGGTAATTGTCGGAACAGAAAGTCATGCACAAAACAGCATTGATGAAGTTGCTGAAGCTACCTTTAATTGTTTCCTTGCATCAGTACCTGCTGCTGTGCCTGCTATAGCATTTTTATCTGGTGGCCAATCACCGGAAGAAGCTACTAGACACTTGAATGCCATAAATAAAAAATTTAAGGGTCGGCTACCATGGATAGTTAGCTTTTCGTTCGCAAGAGCCATTCAACAACCAGCGTTAGAAATATGGAGAGGGCAACAGTCCAATGTGGAGGAAGCTCAAAAATTATTATACCGACGTGCCAAATACGATGCTGCTGCGAGAAAAGGTGAATACAATACAGCATTGGGATGA
- the tal gene encoding transaldolase: MIQSHKILYKVNVLIKLLEYGQSYWLDNLTRGKIASGELKKRVDEQGLRGITSNPSIFNKAITSGSDYDAQISKLVKEGKNPSQIYDALTVKDVQDACDILNPVYEQSEGADGFVSLEVPPFLARDTEGTMKEVRRLFGAVGKQNCQIKIPGTKEGIPAIEQMLYEGININITLLFSVERYVEVAQAYINAMTRRIAEGKPVNHIISVASVFISRIDVLTDQLLDQYISASEENKDTDQTFLLSGRAGIATACLCYQQFKEIFSDNKWKKLEEKGAHVQRPLWASTSNKNPLYDDLRYVEALIGENTINTLPDKTITAFASYGKLRKDAIEQDLEQASELFDELNKMDLDISLITQQLENEGIRKFIEDYNKLISNLADKRMRILGMKYLRSRLVVVNRMLR; the protein is encoded by the coding sequence ATGATTCAATCACACAAAATATTATACAAAGTGAATGTGCTAATCAAATTACTGGAATACGGCCAGAGTTATTGGCTGGATAATTTAACAAGAGGTAAAATCGCCTCTGGTGAATTAAAAAAAAGAGTGGACGAGCAAGGGCTGAGAGGAATAACTTCAAACCCAAGCATTTTTAATAAGGCTATTACAAGTGGGTCAGATTATGATGCTCAAATTTCCAAGTTGGTAAAAGAAGGCAAAAACCCTTCGCAAATTTATGATGCACTTACTGTAAAAGACGTTCAGGATGCTTGTGACATCCTGAATCCTGTGTATGAACAATCAGAGGGTGCCGATGGCTTTGTAAGTCTTGAAGTACCTCCTTTTCTCGCGCGAGATACAGAGGGTACAATGAAAGAAGTTCGCAGATTATTTGGTGCAGTTGGAAAACAAAACTGTCAAATTAAAATTCCCGGAACAAAGGAAGGTATTCCTGCTATCGAACAAATGCTTTACGAAGGAATCAACATCAACATAACATTGCTTTTTTCAGTTGAGCGATACGTTGAAGTGGCACAAGCATACATCAATGCCATGACACGAAGGATCGCGGAAGGCAAACCCGTGAATCATATTATTTCAGTGGCGAGTGTTTTCATCAGTAGGATTGATGTACTTACAGACCAACTACTCGATCAGTATATTAGTGCTTCCGAAGAAAATAAAGATACAGACCAAACATTTCTATTATCGGGTAGGGCAGGAATTGCCACCGCATGTTTATGTTATCAACAATTTAAGGAAATATTCAGTGATAATAAGTGGAAAAAATTAGAAGAAAAAGGGGCTCATGTACAGCGGCCTTTGTGGGCAAGTACTAGCAACAAAAATCCACTCTACGATGATCTCCGCTACGTTGAAGCACTGATTGGTGAAAACACAATAAATACGTTACCTGACAAAACAATTACAGCATTTGCCAGCTATGGAAAGTTAAGGAAAGATGCCATTGAGCAAGACCTCGAGCAAGCCAGTGAATTGTTTGATGAACTAAATAAAATGGATCTTGATATTTCATTAATTACACAACAACTAGAAAATGAGGGCATTCGGAAATTTATTGAAGATTATAATAAATTAATCAGTAACTTGGCAGATAAAAGAATGAGAATATTGGGGATGAAGTATCTCCGCAGCAGATTAGTAGTGGTAAACAGGATGCTGAGGTAA